A genomic segment from Diospyros lotus cultivar Yz01 chromosome 5, ASM1463336v1, whole genome shotgun sequence encodes:
- the LOC127802826 gene encoding monooxygenase 2-like isoform X1: MEAVVQDVVIVGAGIAGLTTSLGLHRLGVRSLVLESSESLRTTGFALAIWTNAWRALDAVGVSDSLRQLHTKTKGIITSSTVTGLPTSERSFNANHEVRCVKRKLLLEALARELPSGTIRYSSKVVCIEETGYLKLVHLADGTVIKSKVLIGSEGVNSVVANWLDFKKPPFDGRAVIRGCAEFKSSHGFEPKLMQFFGNGIRCGCIPCDDYSVYFFFTFVRSSQDKEVEENPAKMKEFILSKLGKSDDHMRVTVEKTELDSIMCSPLRFRPPWQLLWGNISKGNVCVAGDALHPMTPDIGQGGCAALEDGIVLARCLAEALLQKPAVASKEKPEKEEFRRIEMGLKKYAQQRRWRSFELIATASLFGCIQQSNGPVMRFLREKVLAVFLSWLLLKRASFDCGQLSKS, encoded by the exons ATGGAAGCGGTGGTTCAAGACGTAGTGATTGTTGGAGCTGGGATTGCAGGCCTCACAACCTCCTTGGGGCTTCACAG ATTGGGAGTTCGGAGCTTGGTACTGGAGTCTTCGGAAAGTTTAAGAACAACAGGGTTCGCGCTTGCCATTTGGACCAACGCTTGGAGGGCGCTGGATGCCGTCGGCGTTAGCGACTCCCTTCGCCAGCTTCACACCAAGACCAAAGG AATTATTACTTCGTCTACAGTCACAGGGCTTCCCACTTCAGAAAGGTCATTTAA TGCAAACCATGAAGTCCGATGTGTGAAAAGAAAGTTGTTGTTGGAAGCCCTTGCAAGAGAGCTCCCAAGTGGCACCATTAGGTACTCCTCCAAAGTGGTTTGTATTGAGGAGACAGGCTACTTAAAGTTGGTGCACCTTGCAGATGGGACTGTCATCAAATCAAAGGTGTTGATTGGATCTGAAGGAGTGAATTCTGTAGTGGCAAATTGGCTTGACTTCAAGAAGCCTCCCTTTGATGGCCGAGCTGTCATTAGGGGCTGTGCAGAGTTCAAAAGCAGTCACGGCTTTGAGCCAAAACTCATGCAGTTCTTTGGAAACGGAATTCGATGTGGTTGCATACCTTGTGATGATTACTCTGTGTATTTCTTTTTCACCTTTGTCCGATCCAGCCAAG ACAAGGAGGTGGAAGAGAACCCAGCAAAGATgaaggaatttattttaagcaAGCTTGGGAAGTCAGATGACCATATGAGGGTTACCGTAGAGAAGACTGAACTGGATAGTATCATGTGCTCTCCTCTAAGATTCAGACCTCCATGGCAGCTACTGTGGGGAAACATCAGCAAAGGCAATGTTTGTGTAGCTGGGGACGCTCTCCACCCAATGACACCGGATATTGGCCAAGGCGGGTGCGCAGCACTGGAAGATGGCATTGTGCTGGCAAGGTGTCTAGCTGAAGCCTTGTTGCAAAAACCAGCTGTTGCATCCAAAGAGAAACCTGAGAAAGAGGAATTTAGGAGGATTGAGATGGGGCTGAAGAAGTATGCCCAACAGAGGAGATGGAGAAGCTTTGAGCTGATTGCTACAGCTTCTCTGTTCGGGTGCATACAGCAGAGTAATGGGCCTGTGATGAGGTTCTTGAGAGAGAAAGTTTTAGCTGTATTCCTGAGTTGGTTGCTATTGAAGAGGGCTAGTTTTGACTGTGGCCAGCTGAGTAAGTCTTGA
- the LOC127802826 gene encoding monooxygenase 2-like isoform X2, with protein sequence MEAVVQDVVIVGAGIAGLTTSLGLHRLGVRSLVLESSESLRTTGFALAIWTNAWRALDAVGVSDSLRQLHTKTKGANHEVRCVKRKLLLEALARELPSGTIRYSSKVVCIEETGYLKLVHLADGTVIKSKVLIGSEGVNSVVANWLDFKKPPFDGRAVIRGCAEFKSSHGFEPKLMQFFGNGIRCGCIPCDDYSVYFFFTFVRSSQDKEVEENPAKMKEFILSKLGKSDDHMRVTVEKTELDSIMCSPLRFRPPWQLLWGNISKGNVCVAGDALHPMTPDIGQGGCAALEDGIVLARCLAEALLQKPAVASKEKPEKEEFRRIEMGLKKYAQQRRWRSFELIATASLFGCIQQSNGPVMRFLREKVLAVFLSWLLLKRASFDCGQLSKS encoded by the exons ATGGAAGCGGTGGTTCAAGACGTAGTGATTGTTGGAGCTGGGATTGCAGGCCTCACAACCTCCTTGGGGCTTCACAG ATTGGGAGTTCGGAGCTTGGTACTGGAGTCTTCGGAAAGTTTAAGAACAACAGGGTTCGCGCTTGCCATTTGGACCAACGCTTGGAGGGCGCTGGATGCCGTCGGCGTTAGCGACTCCCTTCGCCAGCTTCACACCAAGACCAAAGG TGCAAACCATGAAGTCCGATGTGTGAAAAGAAAGTTGTTGTTGGAAGCCCTTGCAAGAGAGCTCCCAAGTGGCACCATTAGGTACTCCTCCAAAGTGGTTTGTATTGAGGAGACAGGCTACTTAAAGTTGGTGCACCTTGCAGATGGGACTGTCATCAAATCAAAGGTGTTGATTGGATCTGAAGGAGTGAATTCTGTAGTGGCAAATTGGCTTGACTTCAAGAAGCCTCCCTTTGATGGCCGAGCTGTCATTAGGGGCTGTGCAGAGTTCAAAAGCAGTCACGGCTTTGAGCCAAAACTCATGCAGTTCTTTGGAAACGGAATTCGATGTGGTTGCATACCTTGTGATGATTACTCTGTGTATTTCTTTTTCACCTTTGTCCGATCCAGCCAAG ACAAGGAGGTGGAAGAGAACCCAGCAAAGATgaaggaatttattttaagcaAGCTTGGGAAGTCAGATGACCATATGAGGGTTACCGTAGAGAAGACTGAACTGGATAGTATCATGTGCTCTCCTCTAAGATTCAGACCTCCATGGCAGCTACTGTGGGGAAACATCAGCAAAGGCAATGTTTGTGTAGCTGGGGACGCTCTCCACCCAATGACACCGGATATTGGCCAAGGCGGGTGCGCAGCACTGGAAGATGGCATTGTGCTGGCAAGGTGTCTAGCTGAAGCCTTGTTGCAAAAACCAGCTGTTGCATCCAAAGAGAAACCTGAGAAAGAGGAATTTAGGAGGATTGAGATGGGGCTGAAGAAGTATGCCCAACAGAGGAGATGGAGAAGCTTTGAGCTGATTGCTACAGCTTCTCTGTTCGGGTGCATACAGCAGAGTAATGGGCCTGTGATGAGGTTCTTGAGAGAGAAAGTTTTAGCTGTATTCCTGAGTTGGTTGCTATTGAAGAGGGCTAGTTTTGACTGTGGCCAGCTGAGTAAGTCTTGA